From a single Endozoicomonas euniceicola genomic region:
- a CDS encoding WD40 repeat domain-containing protein has protein sequence MKTIKLIVINKLLLLFAMAFFLPMTRYGSAFSILPEWMGWNSPSNKAAVKISQIVLANDAPSLHFSYEINKTSSDFVQPEKNQVYTRWDGCKNDSLRICFRRAAKVFEGGYSYPPTISGSTELNVEMGEVTPDEGGWQSVASVRLSGKGSGWLVIAGDDGWRIAPDCSGIDSDDSSVLNRSEKPSVDLVVPTALVLEKGNNAEDHGSPYSRRSLPDISDITKQNNLPGDRDDLLTGSSGGGSFDDLDDSFKMRPGGNNRRPLFFFEVMSRMLGAAVSVFGTAGQPGEVKKLVLRPQIILVIWRGWEPQEIPVTSQMWGSIKRAGLDRDPGLFLALAESDPDKLKETLENYLKKHSPLADVLSYHCEDLNLNPKAGNARLLSVSVFPGSCPSGVGCSGGEKEANGAMNDLPRNNPDGYACNNHGQPVKSFGNNGGGGDGSGNPEINSCTFCGNAQVNSNGLCRNCLMTKQEVSPFEVLPTEILLKIAEGLSWRDVNRWSLINKNFLNRLNTQIKPKILFDQYYGSAAKAYRKVIKNGDVPAVPNSEIDDPLLRLACHRFASNRYLTSLGNSTQQQCVATLYGHIYEVTSVTPLADGRLASGSWDKTVKVWDLSKPDREQCVATLKGHTSWVNSVTSLADGRLASGSRDKTVKVWDLSKPDGEQCVATLKGHTNWVSSVTPLADGRLASGSDDQTVRVWDLSKPDGEQCVATLKGHTHAVFSVTQLPDGRLASGSHDCSVRVWDLSKPDGEQCVVTLEGHTFWLSSVTPLADGRLASGSWDKTVRVWDLSKLHRRQCVAALEGHTFGVSSVTPLADGRLASASSDNTVRVWDLSKPDGEQCVATLKGHTDVVFSVTQLADGRLASGSKDKTIKVWVLSKNSETK, from the coding sequence ATGAAAACAATTAAGCTGATCGTTATTAATAAGCTGCTTTTATTGTTTGCCATGGCATTTTTTTTACCGATGACTAGATACGGAAGTGCTTTTTCCATCCTGCCAGAATGGATGGGGTGGAACAGTCCCTCAAATAAGGCGGCCGTTAAAATCAGTCAGATAGTGCTTGCCAATGATGCGCCTTCTCTTCATTTTTCTTATGAAATCAACAAGACCTCCAGTGATTTTGTTCAGCCAGAAAAAAACCAGGTTTATACCCGCTGGGATGGTTGTAAAAACGACAGCTTGCGTATTTGTTTCCGAAGAGCGGCTAAAGTCTTTGAAGGGGGCTATTCCTATCCTCCCACGATTTCAGGCTCGACAGAGCTTAATGTAGAAATGGGTGAGGTCACGCCAGACGAAGGCGGCTGGCAGTCGGTGGCCAGTGTCCGTTTATCGGGAAAAGGCTCGGGCTGGCTGGTGATTGCAGGGGATGATGGCTGGCGGATTGCACCGGATTGCAGCGGTATTGACTCAGATGATTCCAGCGTACTGAACAGGTCTGAAAAGCCGTCAGTCGATCTTGTTGTCCCGACAGCGTTGGTTCTGGAAAAGGGTAATAATGCAGAAGATCATGGCTCGCCCTATTCCCGCCGCTCATTGCCGGACATATCTGACATCACTAAACAAAATAATCTGCCCGGTGATCGTGATGATCTGCTCACTGGTTCTTCTGGTGGCGGCAGCTTCGATGACCTCGATGACTCATTTAAGATGAGACCCGGAGGAAATAACCGCCGCCCTTTATTTTTCTTTGAAGTGATGAGCAGAATGCTTGGGGCGGCTGTCAGTGTTTTTGGTACAGCTGGTCAGCCCGGGGAGGTTAAAAAACTGGTTTTAAGACCTCAAATCATTCTGGTGATCTGGCGGGGTTGGGAGCCACAGGAGATTCCTGTTACATCGCAAATGTGGGGTTCAATAAAGCGGGCAGGGCTTGATCGGGATCCGGGACTGTTTCTCGCTCTGGCTGAAAGCGATCCGGATAAATTGAAAGAAACGCTTGAAAACTATTTGAAAAAGCACTCGCCCCTTGCCGACGTCCTTAGCTATCACTGTGAAGATCTCAACCTGAACCCAAAAGCGGGTAATGCCCGATTACTTAGCGTATCGGTTTTTCCGGGCTCTTGCCCCTCGGGAGTGGGATGCTCCGGAGGAGAGAAAGAAGCAAACGGAGCAATGAATGACCTGCCCCGGAATAATCCAGATGGCTATGCCTGTAACAACCATGGTCAGCCGGTTAAAAGTTTTGGTAACAACGGGGGAGGAGGAGACGGTTCCGGGAATCCGGAAATCAACTCATGTACATTCTGTGGGAATGCACAGGTAAACTCCAATGGCTTATGCAGAAACTGCCTCATGACTAAACAAGAGGTGTCGCCTTTTGAGGTTTTACCAACTGAGATCTTGCTTAAAATAGCTGAGGGCTTGTCATGGCGTGATGTTAACCGCTGGAGTTTAATAAATAAGAATTTTTTGAATCGTCTCAACACACAAATAAAACCGAAAATCCTATTCGATCAATATTATGGCTCTGCTGCGAAAGCGTATAGAAAAGTAATAAAAAACGGGGACGTACCTGCTGTTCCAAACAGTGAAATTGATGACCCTTTGTTACGGCTTGCTTGTCATAGATTCGCAAGCAATAGATACCTGACTTCTCTGGGAAATAGTACTCAGCAGCAGTGCGTGGCGACGCTGTATGGACATATCTACGAGGTGACCTCAGTCACACCATTGGCCGATGGGCGGCTGGCTTCCGGCTCTTGGGACAAGACCGTAAAGGTGTGGGATCTGAGCAAACCCGACAGGGAGCAATGCGTGGCGACGCTGAAGGGGCATACTAGCTGGGTGAACTCAGTCACGTCATTGGCCGATGGGCGGCTGGCTTCCGGCTCTCGGGACAAAACCGTAAAGGTGTGGGATCTGAGCAAGCCCGACGGGGAGCAATGCGTGGCGACGCTGAAGGGGCATACCAACTGGGTGAGTTCAGTTACGCCATTGGCCGATGGGCGGCTGGCTTCCGGCTCTGATGACCAGACCGTAAGGGTGTGGGATCTGAGCAAACCCGACGGGGAGCAATGCGTGGCGACACTGAAGGGGCATACCCACGCGGTTTTCTCAGTCACGCAATTGCCCGATGGGCGGCTGGCTTCCGGCTCTCATGACTGCTCCGTAAGAGTGTGGGATCTGAGCAAGCCCGACGGGGAGCAATGCGTGGTGACGCTGGAAGGGCATACCTTCTGGTTGTCCTCAGTCACGCCATTAGCCGATGGGCGGCTGGCTTCCGGCTCTTGGGACAAGACCGTAAGGGTGTGGGATCTGAGCAAGCTCCACAGAAGGCAATGCGTGGCGGCGCTGGAGGGGCATACCTTCGGGGTTTCCTCAGTCACGCCATTGGCCGATGGGCGGCTGGCTTCCGCTTCTTCGGACAATACCGTAAGGGTGTGGGATCTGAGCAAACCCGACGGGGAACAATGCGTGGCGACGCTGAAGGGGCATACCGACGTGGTTTTCTCAGTCACGCAATTGGCCGATGGGCGGCTGGCTTCCGGCTCTAAGGACAAGACCATAAAGGTGTGGGTTCTGAGCAAAAATTCTGAAACGAAGTAA
- a CDS encoding WD40 repeat domain-containing protein, whose translation MKTIKLIVINQLLLLFAVAFFLPMTGYGSAFSILPEWMWRDSPSNKAAVKISQIVLANDAPSLHFSYEINKTSSDFVQPEKNQVYTRWDGCKNDSLRICFRRAAKVFEGGYSYPPTISGSTELDVEMGEVTPDEGGWQSVAIVRLTGKGSGWLAIAGDDGWRIAPDCSGIDSDDSSVLNRSEKPSVDLIVPTERVLEKGNNAEDHGSPYSRRSLPDISDITKQNNLPGDRDDLLTGSSGGGSFDDLDDSFKRRPGGSGRRPLFFFEVTSRMHGMAVSIPGTAGQPGEVKKLVLRPQIILVIWRGWERQEIPVTSQMWGSIKRAGLDRDPGLFLALAESDPDKLKETLENYSKKHSPLADVLSYHREDLNLNPKAGNARLLSVSVFPGSCPSGVGCSGGEKEANGAMNDLPRNNPDGYAHNNHGQPVKSFGNNGGGGDGSGNPEINSCTFCGNAQVNSNGLCTNCLMAKQEAAKEKPSSHLSLPTAREDKGNNLLTALINGITWFFGRATNPSANQAEEKTAKGISVGLQKGGLSLVNLPIEILFEIAKGLSWRDINSWSLTAKSFFAVFYTFNIKEKLTKISCHYYGYAEEAYREIIKNMNLPAVPNSEIDDPLLRLAYQRYKSNKYLTSLGNSTEQQCVATLEGHNDWIHSVTPLADGRLASASRDRTVKVWDLSKPDGKQCVATLSGQHTKAVTSVTQLADGRLASVSGGKTVKVWDLSKPHGKRCVKRLKGHTDKVSSVTPLADGRLASVSADCTVRVWDLSKLHRRQCVATLEGHVFWVSSVTQLADGRLVSGTDGGTIRVWDLSKPHGKQCVAKPAAHGFGLLSVTPLADGRLACAYQDKTVKVLDLSKPDGEQCVETLYGHTNLVASVTSLADGRLASASVDKTIKVWDLSKPDGEQCVATLKGHTEVVFSVTQLADGRLASASVDKTIKVWALSKDSETTKTYWLMEKIYWLTNKIYCSIM comes from the coding sequence ATGAAAACAATTAAGCTGATCGTCATTAATCAGCTGCTTTTATTGTTTGCCGTGGCATTTTTTTTACCGATGACTGGATACGGAAGTGCTTTTTCCATCCTGCCAGAATGGATGTGGCGGGACAGTCCCTCAAATAAGGCGGCAGTTAAAATCAGTCAGATAGTGCTTGCCAATGATGCGCCTTCTCTTCATTTTTCTTATGAAATCAACAAGACCTCCAGTGATTTTGTTCAGCCAGAAAAAAACCAGGTTTATACCCGCTGGGATGGTTGTAAAAACGACAGCTTGCGTATTTGTTTCCGAAGAGCGGCTAAAGTCTTTGAAGGGGGCTACTCCTATCCTCCCACGATTTCAGGCTCGACAGAGCTTGATGTAGAAATGGGTGAGGTCACGCCAGACGAAGGCGGCTGGCAGTCGGTGGCCATTGTCCGTTTAACGGGAAAAGGCTCGGGCTGGCTGGCGATTGCAGGGGATGATGGCTGGCGGATTGCACCGGATTGCAGCGGTATTGACTCAGATGATTCCAGCGTACTGAACAGGTCTGAAAAGCCGTCAGTTGATCTTATTGTCCCTACAGAGCGGGTTCTGGAAAAGGGTAATAATGCAGAAGATCATGGCTCGCCCTATTCCCGCCGCTCATTGCCGGACATATCTGACATCACTAAACAAAATAATCTGCCCGGTGATCGTGATGATCTGCTCACCGGTTCTTCTGGTGGCGGCAGCTTCGATGACCTCGATGACTCATTTAAAAGGCGACCCGGAGGGAGTGGCCGTCGCCCTTTATTTTTCTTTGAAGTAACGAGCAGAATGCATGGGATGGCTGTCAGTATTCCTGGTACAGCTGGTCAGCCCGGGGAGGTTAAAAAACTGGTTTTAAGACCTCAAATTATTCTGGTGATCTGGCGGGGTTGGGAGCGACAGGAGATTCCTGTTACATCGCAAATGTGGGGTTCAATAAAGCGGGCAGGGCTTGATCGGGATCCGGGACTGTTTCTCGCTCTGGCTGAAAGCGATCCGGATAAATTGAAAGAAACGCTTGAAAACTATTCGAAAAAGCACTCGCCCCTTGCCGACGTCCTTAGCTATCACCGTGAAGATCTCAACCTGAACCCAAAAGCGGGTAATGCCCGATTACTTAGCGTATCGGTTTTTCCGGGATCTTGCCCTTCGGGAGTGGGATGCTCCGGAGGAGAGAAAGAAGCAAACGGAGCAATGAATGACCTGCCCCGGAATAATCCAGATGGCTATGCCCATAACAACCATGGTCAGCCGGTTAAAAGTTTTGGTAACAACGGGGGAGGAGGAGACGGTTCCGGGAATCCGGAAATCAACTCATGTACATTCTGTGGGAATGCACAGGTAAACTCCAATGGCTTATGCACAAACTGCCTCATGGCTAAACAGGAGGCGGCTAAAGAGAAGCCATCATCCCACCTGTCTTTACCTACGGCGCGGGAAGATAAAGGAAATAACCTGCTTACAGCGCTTATTAATGGAATTACCTGGTTTTTTGGCAGGGCAACAAACCCGTCTGCCAACCAGGCAGAAGAAAAGACTGCAAAGGGCATTTCGGTTGGTCTCCAGAAAGGGGGGTTGTCTTTAGTGAATCTACCAATTGAGATCTTGTTTGAAATAGCTAAGGGCTTGTCATGGCGTGATATTAACAGCTGGAGTTTAACAGCTAAGTCTTTTTTCGCAGTTTTCTACACATTCAACATAAAAGAAAAACTGACAAAAATATCCTGCCACTATTATGGCTATGCTGAGGAAGCGTATAGAGAAATAATAAAAAACATGAATTTACCTGCTGTTCCAAACAGTGAAATTGATGACCCTTTGTTACGGCTTGCTTATCAAAGATACAAAAGCAATAAATACCTGACTTCTCTGGGAAATAGTACTGAGCAGCAATGCGTGGCGACGCTGGAAGGGCATAACGACTGGATTCACTCAGTCACGCCACTGGCCGACGGGCGGCTGGCTTCCGCCTCTCGGGACAGGACCGTAAAGGTGTGGGATTTGAGCAAGCCCGACGGGAAGCAATGCGTGGCGACACTGAGTGGACAACATACCAAAGCGGTGACCTCAGTCACTCAATTGGCCGATGGGCGGCTGGCTTCCGTCTCTGGTGGCAAGACCGTAAAGGTGTGGGATCTGAGCAAGCCCCACGGAAAGCGATGCGTGAAGAGGCTGAAGGGGCATACCGACAAGGTTTCCTCAGTCACGCCATTGGCCGATGGGCGGCTGGCTTCCGTCTCTGCTGACTGCACCGTAAGGGTGTGGGATCTGAGCAAGCTCCACAGAAGGCAATGCGTGGCGACGCTGGAGGGGCATGTCTTCTGGGTTTCCTCAGTCACGCAATTGGCCGATGGGCGGCTGGTTTCCGGCACTGATGGAGGAACGATAAGGGTGTGGGATCTGAGCAAGCCCCACGGAAAGCAATGCGTGGCGAAGCCGGCAGCACATGGCTTCGGTTTGCTCTCAGTCACGCCATTGGCCGATGGACGGCTGGCTTGCGCCTATCAAGACAAGACTGTAAAGGTGTTGGATCTGAGTAAGCCCGACGGGGAGCAATGCGTGGAGACGCTGTATGGGCATACCAACTTGGTGGCCTCAGTCACGTCATTGGCCGATGGGCGACTGGCTTCCGCCTCTGTTGACAAGACCATAAAGGTGTGGGATCTGAGCAAGCCCGACGGGGAGCAATGCGTGGCGACACTGAAGGGGCATACCGAAGTGGTTTTCTCAGTCACGCAATTGGCCGATGGGCGTCTGGCTTCCGCCTCTGTTGACAAGACCATAAAGGTGTGGGCTCTGAGCAAGGATTCTGAAACGACAAAAACATATTGGTTAATGGAGAAAATATATTGGTTAACAAATAAAATATATTGCTCAATCATGTAA
- a CDS encoding WD40 repeat domain-containing protein: MKTIKLIVINQLLLLFAVAFFLPMTGYGSAFSILPEWMWRDSPSNKAAVKISQIVLANDAPSLHFSYEINKTSSDFVQPEKNQVYTRWDGCKNDSLRICFRRAAKVFEGGYSYPPTISGSTELDVEMGEVTPDEGGWQWVASVRLTGKGSGWLAIAGDDGWRIAPDCSGIDSDDSSVLNRSEKPSVDLIVPTALVLEKGNNAEDHGSPYSRRSLPDISDITKQNNLPGDRDDLLTGSSGGGSFDDLDDSFKRRPGGSGRRPLFFFEVTSRMHGMAVSIPGTAGQPGEVKKLVLRPQIILVIWRGWERQEIPVTSQMWGSIKRAGLDRDPGLFLALAESDPDKLKETLENYLKKHSPLADVLSYHCEDLNLNPKAGNAGLLSVSVFPGSCPSGVGCSGGEKEANGAMNDLPRNNSDGYAHNNHGQPVKSFGNNGRGGDGSGNPEINSCTFCGNAQVNSNGLCTNCLMAKQEAAKEKPSTHLSLPAAQEDKGNNLLTALITGITWFFGRATNLSANQAEEKTVEDVSVGSLKEVSPLEVLPPEILLKIADGLSWRDVNRWSLTAKHFFTVFNKKEKLKKLSCHYYGSAEEAYREIIKNMDVPAVPNSEIADPLLRLAYRRIASNKYLTSLGSSTQQQCVATLEGHTEEVRSVTPLADGRLASASADRTVKVWDLSKPDGKQCVATLKGHTLDVISVTPLADGRLASASADKTVKVWDLSKPDGKQCVATLKGHTFYVFSVTQLADGRLASASADRTVRVWDLSKPPGKECEATLKGHTNGVTSVTPLADGRLASASHDGTVKVWDLKKLHGVQCVAKLNHWIHSVTLLADKRLASGSHDGIVRVWDLSKPAGAQCVVTLEGHIDMVNSVTPLTDGRLTSGSRDKTVRVWDLGKPDGEQCVATLKGHTNWVTSVTPLADGRLASASVDKTIKVWALSKDSETKKTYYTNPFFRI, encoded by the coding sequence ATGAAAACAATTAAGCTGATCGTTATTAATCAGCTGCTTTTATTGTTTGCCGTGGCATTTTTTTTACCGATGACTGGATACGGAAGTGCTTTTTCCATCCTGCCAGAATGGATGTGGCGGGACAGTCCCTCAAATAAGGCGGCAGTTAAAATCAGTCAGATAGTGCTTGCCAATGATGCGCCTTCTCTTCATTTTTCTTATGAAATCAACAAGACCTCCAGTGATTTTGTTCAGCCAGAAAAAAACCAGGTTTATACCCGCTGGGATGGTTGTAAAAACGACAGCTTGCGTATTTGTTTCCGAAGAGCGGCTAAAGTCTTTGAAGGGGGCTACTCCTATCCTCCCACGATTTCAGGCTCGACAGAGCTTGATGTAGAAATGGGTGAGGTCACGCCAGACGAAGGCGGCTGGCAGTGGGTGGCCAGTGTCCGTTTAACGGGAAAAGGCTCGGGCTGGCTGGCGATTGCAGGGGATGATGGCTGGCGGATTGCACCGGATTGCAGCGGTATTGACTCAGATGATTCCAGCGTACTGAACAGGTCTGAAAAGCCGTCAGTTGATCTTATTGTCCCGACAGCGTTGGTTCTGGAAAAGGGTAATAATGCAGAAGATCATGGCTCGCCCTATTCCCGCCGCTCATTGCCGGACATATCTGACATCACTAAACAAAATAATCTGCCCGGTGATCGTGATGATCTGCTCACCGGTTCTTCTGGTGGCGGCAGCTTCGATGACCTCGATGACTCATTTAAAAGGCGACCCGGAGGGAGTGGCCGTCGCCCTTTATTTTTCTTTGAAGTAACGAGCAGAATGCATGGGATGGCTGTCAGTATTCCTGGTACAGCTGGTCAGCCCGGGGAGGTTAAAAAACTGGTTTTAAGACCTCAAATCATTCTGGTGATCTGGCGGGGTTGGGAGCGACAGGAGATTCCTGTTACATCGCAAATGTGGGGTTCAATAAAGCGGGCAGGGCTTGATCGGGATCCGGGACTGTTTCTCGCTTTGGCTGAAAGCGATCCGGATAAATTGAAAGAAACGCTTGAAAACTATTTGAAAAAGCACTCGCCCCTTGCCGACGTCCTTAGCTATCACTGTGAAGATCTCAACCTGAACCCAAAAGCGGGTAATGCCGGATTACTTAGCGTATCGGTTTTTCCGGGATCTTGCCCTTCGGGAGTGGGATGCTCCGGAGGAGAGAAAGAAGCAAACGGAGCAATGAATGACCTGCCCCGGAATAATTCAGATGGCTATGCCCATAACAACCATGGTCAGCCGGTTAAAAGTTTTGGTAACAACGGGAGAGGAGGAGACGGTTCCGGGAATCCGGAAATCAACTCATGTACATTCTGTGGGAATGCACAGGTAAACTCCAATGGTTTATGCACAAACTGCCTCATGGCTAAACAGGAGGCGGCTAAAGAGAAGCCATCAACCCACCTGTCTTTACCTGCGGCGCAGGAAGATAAAGGAAATAACCTGCTTACAGCACTTATTACTGGAATTACCTGGTTTTTTGGCAGGGCAACAAACCTGTCTGCCAACCAGGCAGAAGAAAAGACTGTGGAGGACGTTTCGGTTGGTTCCCTGAAAGAGGTGTCGCCTTTAGAGGTTCTACCACCTGAGATCTTGCTTAAAATAGCTGATGGCTTGTCATGGCGTGATGTTAATCGCTGGAGTTTAACAGCTAAGCATTTTTTCACGGTTTTCAACAAAAAAGAAAAACTGAAAAAACTATCCTGTCACTATTATGGCTCTGCTGAGGAAGCGTATAGAGAAATAATAAAAAACATGGACGTACCTGCTGTTCCAAACAGTGAAATTGCTGACCCTTTGTTACGGCTTGCTTATCGTAGAATCGCAAGCAATAAATACCTGACTTCTCTGGGAAGTAGTACTCAGCAGCAATGCGTGGCGACGCTGGAAGGGCATACCGAGGAGGTGCGCTCAGTCACGCCACTGGCCGATGGGCGGCTGGCTTCCGCCTCTGCTGACAGGACCGTAAAGGTGTGGGATCTGAGCAAGCCCGACGGGAAGCAATGCGTGGCGACGCTGAAGGGGCATACCCTCGATGTGATCTCAGTCACGCCACTGGCCGATGGGCGGCTGGCTTCCGCCTCTGCTGACAAGACCGTAAAGGTGTGGGATCTGAGCAAGCCCGACGGGAAGCAATGCGTGGCGACGCTGAAGGGGCATACATTCTATGTGTTCTCAGTCACGCAATTGGCCGATGGGCGGCTGGCTTCCGCCTCTGCTGACCGCACCGTAAGGGTGTGGGATCTAAGCAAGCCCCCCGGGAAGGAATGCGAGGCGACGCTGAAAGGGCATACCAACGGGGTGACCTCAGTCACGCCACTGGCCGATGGGCGGCTGGCTTCCGCCTCTCATGACGGGACCGTAAAAGTGTGGGATCTGAAAAAGCTCCACGGGGTGCAATGCGTGGCGAAGCTGAACCACTGGATTCACTCAGTCACGTTATTGGCCGATAAGCGGCTGGCTTCCGGCTCTCATGACGGGATCGTAAGGGTATGGGATCTGAGTAAGCCCGCCGGAGCGCAATGCGTGGTGACACTGGAAGGGCATATCGACATGGTTAACTCAGTCACGCCATTGACCGATGGACGGCTGACTTCCGGCTCTCGGGACAAAACCGTAAGGGTGTGGGATCTGGGCAAACCCGACGGGGAGCAATGCGTGGCGACGCTGAAGGGGCATACCAACTGGGTGACCTCAGTCACGCCATTGGCCGATGGGCGGCTGGCTTCCGCCTCTGTTGACAAGACCATAAAGGTGTGGGCTCTGAGCAAGGATTCTGAAACGAAGAAGACATATTATACCAATCCCTTTTTCAGAATATGA
- a CDS encoding IS630 family transposase, with protein MSCSPNLSEAFFKEDFQNQARHALDNRECIRLLGLRLLQKGLPETEVADLLDVHPQAVYKWLCRYKEGGAESLKDRGGRGRKNILTDEQEQRFKSAVLELQEQREGGRVVGRDIKEMLSKEFGIDCVNSTVYRLLHKVGLSWISGRTRHPESDPEAQEAFKKNSKMRYSKGYRKV; from the coding sequence ATGTCTTGTTCTCCCAATTTATCCGAAGCCTTCTTTAAAGAAGATTTCCAAAACCAAGCACGACATGCCTTAGATAACAGGGAGTGTATTCGGCTGCTTGGTTTGCGGCTCTTACAAAAAGGTCTACCAGAAACAGAAGTTGCAGATTTACTCGATGTCCACCCTCAAGCAGTATACAAATGGTTATGCCGTTATAAAGAAGGAGGAGCAGAGTCTCTTAAGGATAGAGGCGGTCGTGGCAGAAAAAATATATTAACTGATGAACAAGAACAGCGATTTAAAAGTGCCGTTCTTGAACTTCAGGAACAACGTGAAGGGGGAAGAGTTGTTGGAAGAGATATCAAAGAAATGTTAAGCAAGGAATTTGGCATAGACTGTGTCAACTCAACAGTTTATAGATTACTTCATAAAGTTGGCCTTTCATGGATCTCCGGTCGAACACGTCACCCTGAGAGTGATCCAGAAGCACAGGAAGCGTTTAAAAAAAATTCAAAGATGAGGTACAGCAAAGGATACCGGAAAGTGTAG
- a CDS encoding IS630 family transposase — translation MPESVDLKNVDVWFQDEGRFGQQNTISRIWAPKGSRPGLIRQRQFKYAYMFGAVCPERDKAIALILPMANTESMALLLNEISKVTPEGQYAAVVIDNAGYHHANDLPEYDNLVLIPLPPYSPELNSSEQLWEWLREHDLSNRHSALNLRIS, via the coding sequence ATACCGGAAAGTGTAGATCTAAAAAATGTTGATGTTTGGTTTCAAGACGAAGGACGCTTTGGTCAACAAAACACTATCAGCAGAATTTGGGCTCCTAAAGGAAGTCGACCAGGATTAATTCGGCAACGCCAATTCAAATATGCTTATATGTTTGGAGCCGTCTGCCCAGAACGAGATAAAGCTATTGCCTTAATACTTCCGATGGCTAATACAGAATCAATGGCTCTTCTTTTAAATGAGATTTCTAAAGTAACACCTGAAGGACAGTATGCGGCAGTGGTGATAGATAATGCTGGATATCATCACGCAAATGATCTTCCCGAATATGACAACCTGGTGCTAATTCCATTACCTCCTTATTCACCAGAGCTGAATAGTTCAGAACAACTTTGGGAGTGGTTGAGAGAACATGATTTATCCAACCGTCATTCAGCACTTAATCTGAGAATTTCCTAA
- a CDS encoding IS1634 family transposase, producing MQPHQFHIQRIDHTGLVAGMCKELGIANLLDSLVPNQSETRKISFGETVVSMLLNGLGFTARTLHMFPEFHADKPLDKLIRPGIEPEHINESVLGRALDQIFELGVSEVYLSLAVKAVNVLKLPCNALNLDSTSFHVDGRYNSESEVDEEDLNCIKICRGYSRDHRPELNQAILLLMTENQAGIPVFMAASSGNINDNTNFKKVISKHLKCYKEALNNRYLIGDAALYTTDNVRILHQQEQQFITRVPAKIKAARELVDSVASCAMTPVEGAEGYESCEVLSDYADVSQRWVLIRSEQARKSEQKTLLKKLLKKSEKEAEALTSKLAKKPFKCETDALRAFNEWQSKSNYCQAEPVITTKPCYTKAGRPEKDSKPDSVEYYVSGHPWVSVDCREVAEASLGCFVLATNNLDKSQLSSAEVLSTYKSQQSVERGFRFLKSPEFLVSSLFLKKPERIEALLMVMTLCLLVYAAIQHRIRHELKRQSRFFPDMKRKPYQNPTARWVFFCFQGINVLLVDGHEKHVVGLQERQLTIISILGRSYQEIYS from the coding sequence ATGCAACCTCATCAATTTCACATTCAACGCATCGACCATACTGGGTTGGTGGCCGGTATGTGCAAAGAGCTCGGGATCGCTAACCTTCTGGATTCTCTGGTTCCCAACCAATCTGAAACCAGAAAGATTTCCTTCGGAGAAACCGTTGTCTCAATGCTGCTTAACGGACTGGGCTTCACTGCTCGCACACTCCACATGTTCCCTGAGTTTCACGCCGACAAGCCACTGGATAAACTTATTCGACCGGGTATAGAGCCGGAACATATCAACGAAAGTGTACTCGGCAGAGCCTTGGATCAAATTTTTGAACTGGGTGTAAGTGAGGTCTATTTATCACTGGCTGTCAAGGCCGTTAATGTATTGAAACTGCCGTGTAATGCTCTGAATCTTGATTCAACCAGCTTTCATGTGGACGGTCGTTATAACAGTGAGTCTGAAGTCGATGAAGAAGACCTGAACTGCATTAAAATCTGTCGTGGATACAGCAGAGATCACCGACCTGAATTAAATCAGGCGATACTGCTCCTAATGACTGAAAATCAGGCGGGTATTCCCGTATTCATGGCCGCATCCAGTGGCAATATAAACGACAACACTAATTTTAAAAAAGTCATCAGCAAGCATTTGAAATGCTACAAAGAGGCGCTGAATAATCGTTACCTGATCGGCGATGCTGCACTTTACACAACAGACAATGTACGTATATTACATCAGCAAGAGCAACAGTTTATCACCCGGGTTCCGGCTAAAATAAAAGCCGCAAGAGAGCTTGTGGACAGTGTCGCTTCTTGTGCGATGACACCGGTTGAAGGTGCCGAAGGTTATGAGAGCTGCGAAGTACTGTCCGACTATGCGGATGTATCTCAACGGTGGGTTCTGATTCGCAGTGAACAGGCTCGGAAAAGCGAACAGAAAACACTGCTCAAAAAACTGTTGAAAAAGTCAGAAAAAGAAGCGGAAGCACTGACCAGCAAGCTGGCGAAGAAACCGTTCAAGTGTGAAACGGACGCATTGCGTGCGTTCAATGAGTGGCAATCAAAAAGCAATTATTGTCAGGCAGAACCTGTAATTACGACAAAACCATGCTATACCAAAGCGGGACGTCCGGAGAAAGACAGCAAACCAGATAGCGTGGAGTATTATGTCAGCGGTCATCCTTGGGTATCTGTTGACTGTCGTGAAGTAGCAGAGGCCTCTCTGGGGTGCTTTGTGTTGGCAACAAACAATCTGGACAAGAGCCAGCTAAGTTCAGCAGAAGTGTTGAGCACTTATAAATCACAGCAGTCGGTGGAGCGTGGATTTCGGTTTCTGAAAAGCCCTGAATTTCTGGTCTCCTCGCTGTTTTTAAAGAAGCCGGAACGTATAGAAGCGTTGCTTATGGTGATGACGCTTTGTCTGTTAGTCTACGCAGCGATACAGCATCGAATCAGGCATGAATTAAAGCGTCAGAGTAGGTTCTTTCCGGATATGAAGCGAAAGCCCTATCAGAATCCGACTGCACGCTGGGTATTTTTTTGCTTTCAGGGAATTAATGTTTTATTAGTCGATGGTCATGAAAAACATGTCGTTGGCTTGCAGGAGAGGCAATTAACCATCATTTCAATTCTTGGCCGATCGTACCAAGAGATTTATTCCTGA